The Mugil cephalus isolate CIBA_MC_2020 chromosome 8, CIBA_Mcephalus_1.1, whole genome shotgun sequence genome segment AGTCAGAGAGCCCTCTGCACATTTACATCGGTCACATAACGATGAAATGGTGGGAAAGATTCTGTGCAGTTTGGTTTTTGAGTAATGAAGCCTGTGCGTCACCTTAAATTGGATCAACTGGTGCCTGGTGCTAATAGAGCAGGATTTGGTCCTGCCAAGGCCCTCCTTCCCAATATCATCTCCAATCTGCATTCCTAACTCCTCCTCCCAGGAGTTCTTCAAAGAGTGTGAAGCACAAGACGTCTGTTCAAAGAATATATTTACAAAGCCAGAGACTAATTTTCTAGATTCAGTTGGACCCAACAAAAGCTTATAAATCATTTTATCATCCGGAAGAGACTCAAAGTTAGGCACACATTGACGTACATAATTCCTAATCTGCTAATattggaaaaaatgtgttgtgggAAGAGAAAACTTGTTTTGTAACTGAGCAAATGTAGCAAACTGCTTATTAATATACAGATCCTTCAGAGTGACCAAATCCTTTAGCCTCCAACTGTTAAAGGACCCGTctgagagggatggagagaatgCATGATTGCGATGTACTGGGGCATGAAATGAAGTGTCTGGTAGTTAGCAACTACAATTTTTAAACAATTTTGTTCTAGAAGTCAGTCATTCATAAAGTAATGCAGGTTCAtgatttttgacagttttgattTAGATTATTTTCTTCAAGTTCCTCAAATTTCTTCCTGTTGcgaaaaaaaactgtattacTCAAATTCCCACAACTTCGTCTTCTACAGCTACATCTCTCAACCGTGAGAATATAGGTTAACCATCCCATCTGCTTTAGATTCTCACAATAACACTGTTACTTTCCACTGAAAGTAACAGTTCCTGATTAAAGAGACATTTGCAGAAGCTCGCATGTTTGCCTTGTCTGCACCTGGTGTCAATTTTATGTTGCACCCTGTGACAAAACATGGAAACAATTAAAATGGACAAcattcagtggtcataatattcaGGTTCATTATCTCcacacagcatttttttaattttttttttttaatttctcctgtGACACAGGTCAGGTTGTATATGTTATCATGAAAAAACGCAAGAAATAACTTGGGATTCAAAGGGTTAAactctcccctgtgcctcccactcacacacacgtttcCTTAAGTTTTGAATTCACATTTCAAGGCATTAATTTATTCTTCAAACAATGATCAGAGCTGATAAATGAATTAGGCTCCTCATCTTACTTGCAGATACAGTAACAGGATCAGAGCTCTATAAAATTTTGTGGTGGCCATGAAAACTGGTCTGGAAGCTTTTCAGTGTTGTTGAAGAACTTTCTTCCCTCACACACCTTAACTACAAGACTCCTCTGATCCTCGCAATAAGCAACAAAATATGGCACAACTCCTTTCTTAATATAtagtttttcattcattatggTTTTGATTAAATGATCTTCTGTGAATACTCTGAAAAGGTTGCATGGGAAAAATGATGAATGGACGTTAATATGTTGTCTTTGACAAATGTTcattaaatgttcaaaaatCTTCTACaagatcaaatatttatttctttgctgtaaAAATATCAACGTGAAATGCATGGACCAAACAAATGAGACAGTTAAAAGCTTagtaaaggattttttttattgaagagACATCATTATATTGTCTTTGACAGACGTTACATGTTTAACAATATGCCATCATTCTGGGTTGACCAAATATACTAATTTAAGTAAAATCTTCTTCAGATGAGATTGTTCCAGACTCTCAGAGAAAGATTGTGATGATGGCCGAGGACACCAGCAGCATAATGACACTGGGACCAGTTGGTATTGCGCTGTCACACAGATCAGTGTCATAGCATTTTATGGGGCCGATACACATTTCACTTCTTCCACAGCTCTTAGTGACAAGACCTATGAAACCATAAGAAAAAATCTCAGTTTCAACAACAGTGACAAACAACAAGCAACAAGTCCAGCAACATATCCACTCAAAATATATATGAGCAACAGTTCTGATGTTGTGGTGTGGAGGAACAACTTGCCGAGCGCTTCAAAAGACACACACTTGTCAGATCCATCAGGACAAGTCATGATATCAGTGCAGGATGAAGGCCTGGTTCCTTTACAGTCGTAGCATCTTAATCCCCATGCTGTCAGGATTGATTTATATgtagaatgtaaataaaacatcaatttATACAGAAGATACAAAATAACGTTATTTTAacgttaacatttttttaatgttctgggaattcagaagttgtgttttctaCTCTAGGAAGTTAAATTTCCCCCATAGACTTGCAAATGAAACCTAAATATCATCATCTACAGTGACCTGATCACTCCTGTCTCAGCCTTCAAGGTCTGCTGTTTagtaaaacaatgtgaaaatcATCTAGTCATTTATTCAGGATACAATGTTCAGACTGGATGAATTAATTAAGCTCCTCTTACCTGTGGACACAGTCAAGAACAGGATCAGAGCTCCGTAAAACTTCATGGTGGCCATggagacaacagtaactcagtATTAGTGAGAGGAAGGCCTGCAGCTTAGAAGTAGTCTctgagaaagtgaaagaaagttTGACTCAAGCTGATTTTATACTGGTACTCAGACTGATGATCCGCCCCTTTTTTCTTGAATCCCTGCACACGTGTTTTCTAAGTCATGATGTAGATGTGTCTTAATCTTATGCATCACATGCGAGTGACAACAGTTCTGACACAAGCAAACTTACCAGCTGTTTTCACTGTAAAACACAGCATCAGTCAATCTGAGTTtttagctcaggaggtagagtggACGTCCAATGTCATTGGACAAGACACTTAAACCACCTTgttcccagtgtgaactccactggtgtatgttgcaagtgagtgatgtttggtggtggtcggagaggctgTAGACGTGGATTGGCAGCAACGTTTCTGTGTCTGCCCCAGGGCAACTGTGACTACTGACGAACTTTAcaaccaccaccagggtgtgactgtgtgaccagtgaataatgcattcaattgtgaaccactttgagtgtctatgataaggcgctatataaaaccaatgcattattatcatttattattattattattgatctttctgcagaaaaccaaagctAAATGACACTACATGTGTCACAACATGTTCCACTAAAAAGAGAAACCACAGGGAGCTGCCCTACAGGATACAGCTCTTCCATAGTTTGAAGTGAGGCAGATATTACCTGAACCTACAGCAACTAGAAAAGGACTACAGTCCAACAGGAAACTATTTTCTAGATTGGGAGGTTACTCGTTTGGCTTTAAGCTTTTAAGTTACAACAGTTGACTTGTTGGTTTCCACAGATTTTTAACTGCTCCGATTGaagagaagtctgatatttggcagctggtttgttttttcataattacattcacaaatgttcattttcataaACTCAAGTAGACATCCAAAAGTATGGATATCAGTATCGCTGTATTAGCCTTTGTATTACGTGGTATCAGATCGAAAGGAAAAGTAGTTATTGCACATCCCTCTCACCACTGCAGGaattttttgcaattttgcaaTTTTGCAATTGTGAAACAGCTAATTGAGTTCCTCCTTTCTCCAAAAGTAGATGAGGTGAAATATTAAACTGCAGAGTGGAAAACCAGCGTCTGGAAGTTTTAAACCATAATTTTGTTCTAGAAGTCAGTCGTTCATAAAGCAATGCAGGTTTATgagttttgacagtttttggTTTTCCTCAAGTTTCCTCAATGTTTTTCCCcttgcaaaaatatgaaaaaaaatattacaaattcccacaacttcttcttctgtatctCTAGACTGTGAGAATATAGAATACATCTTAACTTTTGAAATACCCTGATGACAAGAGATGGTTGCAGAAGCTCATCATGATTTCCATGTTTGCCTTAAATGCACCTGTTCTCAATTTTATGTTGCATCTTGTCGTGACAAAACACGGAAACACTTACAAGAAATAGGAAGAAATAACTTGGGATTCAAAGGGTTAAACTCACCCCTGTGCCTCCCACTCACACACGGTTTCCTTAAGTTCTGAATTCACCTAATGTCAaggcattcatttatttttcaaacaatGATCAGACAAGGGAAACAAATTAAGCTCCTCTTATCTGTGGATCCTGACAGTAACAAGACCAGATCTCTGTAAAATGTCATGCtggttgtgaaaaaaaaaaactgtgaagagCAAGTCATCTTTTATCGCACATGAATAACCCCTCACTCGTTCAGATGATGCACCTAAACCACAAGGCATCGTTTCCTGCAACTGTTCTTGTCGTGGTGACAAACTTGAACTAATTTACTCTTTTAATCCATTTCTCAGATACAGAGCAAATCTtttctgaatttaatttgtgtctGGTGTGGTGAGTTTAATATGTGGTCACTTCACGATCCAACCTGTCCGTCATCTTAATCTACTGTTGCAGCTACGATATTTTTGTGGTATATGAAAGTGACGTGAGatcaaaacaaattcaaaataaaggTGACatctgtgacctttttttttactctctagTGTTACTCTCTATTGGGAGATTTCCACTGACttattacaaattaaaatgtttttgtttttcctcacaaaTTCAACAGATTTAAATGGAGCATAAAGGTGGATAAAAGAGATGAGAATCTCACTTTTTTAGCTTTTTCTACATTTGGTCGGGCGTATGGCTTGTAATGCTGTGCTATTTTTAATAAGACATTGTGATATTAACAGTCCACAGTATGATTTCCTCATATTATCTGTGTGTTGTATGAATTTGCTCTTATTGACACTTGATGCCAGAATAAAATGAGACGCGTTGCTAACATGGTAGTTACTTGGAGCTAAGCCTGTGTTAAACATACTGCTGCTATCTGGCTAATGGGCACTTTCAATGTGACTGTATGTTAGTCTGTATGCTAACTGACTGATGTTTAGTGGTGGTGTTGTCGCTTCTGTTTGCTGAGCCCAGGTGTCAAAACACAATCAGTGGTAAAAAACCTGACCACAACTAACTTTGCTGTCAATGTTCACACCCTGTTTTATATCTCATGTAAATCATCTCATCATCtttctaaaatatatttgcTGTATAAAATAGTGACATGAAATGCATGTGTAACTCACTCCTgggatcagccataacattatgaccacctggttgcaacctagaccagaccagataccccgATTCCATAGCAGCCATTcacagcaggatgtagcctgacaaaacatgaaaaacagcacaagatgttgacctggagTAGTGGATTTGGGAATGAAATATTTCTCCAGTAACAGAGTTTTATGAATGTGGTTCATCCAGTCACTCAGAGAAAGACTGTGATGATGACTGAAGATACCGGCAGCAGAAAGACACTGGGAGCTGTTGGTATTGCACTGTTACCCAGATCATCCTCACAGCAAATGATGGGGTCTGGGCCTTTACATGTAACACTGTGATAGGAGTTCGGCTTTTTGAACTTCTTAACAGGATAAGAAATCTTAAAAATTGTCTGATTCATCCACAGCTTTGTAAATGAATTTAAAGATCATGAATGACACTGAGgccacctctacacactcatcACATCTTTTCTGTGTAACCACAAAGCAGGTCATGCATGTCGTAGTGCACTTCAGACAGCTTTATGTCTAACCACACAGTCTCACATTTTCACCAATACTCCTCATCACACTAGATCTGATTCTTGATTCttcataaatttaaaagaaTTCAGGAAAACAattcaagaaaatgatcagatcCTTTAAATGTCATGTGTCTTAAACTGCTGTTCTTGAACATCACTCTGCTCCTTGGCCTCGTTAGCGTTTCACtaccacaagatggcgccaaTGTAACAAGTAAAACGCATAGGTGGAAAGAGTATTGAAATATTCTACTCAAGGAAAAATACCACTACTTGGGTGAAAATTTAAGTAAAAAgtagcttttttaaaatgtactcaGAGTAAAAGTTACTTTTTGAACAGGGTCTTCTGAAGTCTGAAAAGAACAACAGGATACGAATATTAAAGtaactggttttatttaatgGGAAACCTTTGACTGACAAAACATGTCATATCAACttcaaatgtattaaatgatTATTCTACTGTGTATTAAGTTGTATTCCTATTTACATTCAAACACATGGTAACATTAATGGGGCAAACATTTTTTCATCATACTACCATAGACTAATTATCGACCTGCCATCGAGCCAATTATCGGTTGTTTCTGGTCACGTGAGGGAAGCAAACGGAGCACTagcataattaattaatcacaaGCTAGCTAtcctgttttaaatgtcaattaTTAGTTTGGATGAACAAATGCATGTTACACTTTTTTTAGTGCATCACAGGACTTAGAGATATTGCAAGGGTTTGCTCTGTCCTCCTTGGCTTGACCTACGTGCTGAATCTCGATTATCCCAGACAGCTGAAGTACGCCTTTGAGATATTCCAAAAACTTTTCTTGGAACTGGATGATTCAAAGCTGTTCAACAAAGTCCAGTCCCTCAAGAGCGAACGTCTGACTTGAAATGAGACTGTAGTTGCAGTGCAGCCTTTTGTGCTATGCTATGTTTGGCTTCTACAAAGCTTGAGAATTGCACATTTGAAAGTGCAATATTTGTAAGTTGGCACTGATTTTGACTCTGCCCCACATGTCAGTGGCATTTCAATTGTCATTGGTTCAATGCGCAAATGTTTTTACTGTCctgttttttgtataaattgaaataGAATGTCtatgtttaatttatgtttgttgaaagcacaaaaaatgttaataaaagtctttttaagtatatatttttcggcattttagcctttatttgaaagtgcatagagatggacagaaaatgtgacatgcaggaaagggcACCCAGTGTGGGATTTGAACCAGGGCCGCCTGCACCTGCAGCAAGTCTCAACACATGGGGCGGGTGCTCTACTCTACTGGTCCGCACTCTCTGGGCCAGGACTAGTTGTTCCTCAAGAATGGAGGTAGCGGACCTTTGGCTCACAGAATGAGGCGGAGAGTTTCATACGGGTGCCTTGGTTTGTTATCTTGTGTGCCGTGTCTACAGCACCGTGAAAACTATGCAGAAagaatacaaaagaaaaagaagaaacagttatacacattaaacattttctcGTTATTCAACCATATATAGTCAAAAAGGATCAAACTTATCACCattcaaaagaacaaacaaataaaaatacattttatcaGGCGATTAAACAACGTTGCTAAACTcgaacaaaacattaaaatgacgTGGGTGGCATCACCAGAGATGAGAATAAAtcaaaacttcaaaaataaGTCCACATACCTCGTTCCACTCTACCAAGAGTAGAGTAGTACCAAGGGAGTTAATACTTGATTTTGAAGGTGCCGTCTCTGATTCTGCCTCCGAGTAACAGCAACGACATCAGACTATACGGAGACAGTATCAACGCAAAACGACACATAATCACAATGCACCAAAGCCAATACATCAAAACTCGAAAGAAAAGGTCAGCAGCACAAATGCTACACCAGCCCAGAGAACAAAAGATAAGGgatgacacacagagacacatgtgGAGTTTACATGGAGGCACAGTCTCCTCCCTTTTATAGCCTGCTCCTTCCACAAAAGAGACTGGCCACCAGATGGCAGTCATTCGCGGACATTTAAATAAGCACTTCAGTGAAGAGAATGGGCAGATCGACAGACAGAGCACAGAAAGACTGAGATGGCAACCCACAACAATTTACTGTCATTTACATGCagaataattaaatttaattcattgCATTGATTAAATTCAGATCAATGCACAGATTaatgtaaattaatattactCAATTatacatcatcaaattaaattGTTTATTAGTACTATTCACACATTAGGAAGATTATCTTTTTCAAATCAACTCGATATTTTTGTTTAGGCGTTAATTAATTCTATAACTATTAAGGGtctcatttaattaatatttacacaatatccaacattgtgaaatataattaataatattgcTTGTAATCTGTTGCCTCATTGGTATCCAATAGATATGGTGTATCTTTTCTTACAGTGTAGAAGTGCACAAAAAACTACTTGATTACAGTAACGCGAGGAAATGAAATTTGTTACTTTCCACCTCTGCTCAGGTGACAAATGCCATCTATAGGCCCACTTTGTCACAGCTTTGAAGACTGAGTAGTCATCTGAGTAGTAGCAAAACGTTTactctacaaatccagttgccttaCGATGATATATCAGATACACCATGACTTGAttgactaagaaccttcacgGACATTGAATAGAAATAGTTTTGAGTTGAGGTGCAGAGCAGCAGAAGGATGACGTCTAATGCCTCGAGTTCATTATTTAAGTGCAGTACTTAAACTGTATTGAGGGGAACTGGATGAATCCCTGATCTACAACGAATGATGTCGGGTAAGTAACAAATTCAGCCTATAGGCAACAGGAATATACAAGACTGAGATCAGTTACACATTTCACTCTAAGTGGTAACTCTGCATGGTATCGGTATCGCtatattagccttggtattacttggtatcagacCGAAAGGAAAAGTAGTTGTCGCACATCCCGTTCACCACTCCAGCAACATCTATTGCAATCGTGAAACAACTAGATGGGTTCCTCCTTTCTCCAAAAACGGATGAGATGTAATATTAAACTGCAAAGTGCAAAACCAGCATCTGCAAGTTTTAAACAAAGAATTTGTTCCAGAAGTCCTTCGTTCATAAAGTAATGCAGGATAATGATTTGACCATTTAGAGTGTTTTCCTCAGGTTCCTCAAAGTTCTTCccactgcaaacaaacaaacaaacaaacaaacacacacacaaaaacatagtCAAATTCCCACAACTCCCTTAATTTCctaattcatctcatctctccgCTGTGAGAATACAGAATACATCTTCACAGTTGCTTTCGGTTCTCACCATAACACTGTTACTTTCCACTGAAATTCCCTGATGGCAAGAGGTGGTTGCAGAAGCTCATCATGACGCACATGTTTGCCTTATATGCACCTGGTCTCAATTTTATGTGCGTGACCAAAGCCCGGAAACACTTAAAATGGacaatatttataatattcagGTTCATTATCCCCACATAATAAACGTCCAGAAACTGCTTGGGATTCAGAGGGTTAAACTCACCGCCATGCcttacactcacacacatttcctTAAGTTTTGAATTCACCTAATGTCAGGAGATTAATGTATTTGTCAAACAATGATCAGACCAGGTAAATCAATTGATCTCCTCCTCTTACTTGCAGATACAGTAACAGGATCACAGCTCTATAAAATTCTGTCAATACGTTGTTTAGACATATGCTCATTAAATGTTCGAAAGTCTTCAGAGCAGATTGTTCCAGAGCCTCAGAGACAGATTATACAagatcaaatattaatttaagattttttttttgctgtaaaaaTATCAATTTAATGAGACAATTAAAAGCTTAGTAAATGATTGAGCTTTTATTGAAGAGACATTATTATATTGTCTTTGACAGATGTTACATGTTTAACAATATGTCATCATTCTGGGTTGACCAAATATACTGATTTAAGTAAAATCTTTTCCAGATGAGATTGTTCCAGAGTCTCAGAGAAAGATTGTGATGATGGCCGAGGACACCAGCAGCATAATGACACTGGGACCAGTTGGTATTGCGCTGTTACACAGATATGTGTCACAGCATTTTGCGGGGCCGGTACAATCTGTAGTTCTTCCACAGCTCTTAGTGAAAACACCTATGAGACCATAAGAAAAAATCTCAGTTTCAACAACAGTGACGGTCAACAAGCAACAAGTCCAGCAACATATCCACTCAAAATATATATGAGCAACAGTTCTGATGTTGTGGTGTGGAGGAACAACTTACCGCGCGtttcaacagacacacacttgtcGAATCCGTCAGGACAAGTTAGGACATCGGT includes the following:
- the LOC125012539 gene encoding lymphocyte antigen 6G-like, whose protein sequence is MATMKFYGALILFLTVSTAWGLRCYTCAGTSSSSCTDVLTCPDGFDKCVSVETRGVFTKSCGRTTDCTGPAKCCDTYLCNSAIPTGPSVIMLLVSSAIITIFL